The DNA segment CATCTCGGCTTTGCCTTTTTCTGCGGCAGCCAGGCCGTTCGCGATCTTCTCTGCACGCTCGTCGAGCGCTTTCATCAGCGGCGGCCAAACGAATTTCATCGTGAAGCCGGCGAGGACGAAGAAGACCACGAACTGTGCAAACAAGGTTGCATTTAAGTTCACGGTGTTTTCCTTCTCAAAAGAACAAATGCCGAACGACTAGGGTTCGGCCGCTGAGAATCGGGTCTAGGCCGACTTAGCCTACAACCTTGGCAACGAACGGGTTTGCGAAGGCGAACAACATGGCGATACCAACACCGATCAGGAATGCAGCATCGATCAGACCAGCCAGCAGGAACATCTTGGTTTGCAGGGCGTTCATCAGTTCAGGCTGACGGGCCGATGCTTCGAGGTATTTA comes from the Janthinobacterium sp. 17J80-10 genome and includes:
- the atpE gene encoding F0F1 ATP synthase subunit C, producing the protein MTDLSFVALTCGLIISFGAIGACIGIAIMGGKYLEASARQPELMNALQTKMFLLAGLIDAAFLIGVGIAMLFAFANPFVAKVVG